A DNA window from Pelorhabdus rhamnosifermentans contains the following coding sequences:
- a CDS encoding FAD-dependent oxidoreductase — KNGVKVLTECPVTGIEVTDGHVTGVHTLQGLITAKYVINAAGLHADDISRMANDDSFTIAPRKGEYILFDK; from the coding sequence TAAAAAACGGTGTAAAAGTATTGACAGAATGTCCTGTTACAGGCATTGAAGTGACTGACGGCCATGTAACAGGCGTCCACACACTGCAGGGCCTCATTACAGCCAAATACGTCATTAATGCTGCCGGCCTTCATGCCGATGATATTTCCCGTATGGCAAATGATGATAGCTTCACTATTGCACCGCGCAAAGGCGAATACATTTTGTTTGATAAAAA